The DNA sequence CCATTCCATCTACTGGGCGACAGTTTCATCCAACAAGAATTAGGTCACTGTTTCTGCAGTGAAAGGGTTTCCCCTCACTGCTATGGTCCTCCAACCAGTGACCATCACCCATGGAATTGAAGGCATCAGGGCACATGGTCCTCTGCAACACCTGGGCAGGAGGTTCCCTTCAAATGTCTTAGCTCccttgaaaacaagaaaaaaattcatgcTGCTTGCAGAAATACTTGAGGTTGTCACAGCTACCCCTTCCTTGGAGTGATCTCTATGTCTCAAAGCATTCATCTTCACATGAGGACTAGAGACTCCACAGTGTTTCCTGGGAATTTATGGGCAGCAATGTGAATTTGGCAAAAACTGCTGAGCTAATTTCTGTACCATAATCTTCCCCCAAGGGCAAAAAATGTTTGAGACCGAATAAAAGTTTTTCACATCACCGTGCTTGGAGAGCCCAGATCTTCTTGAAAACTAACCCATAAAGTCAATACAACACCCAACATTAAAGCAGGCTTTGGAAAAAcccttcattatttttcaaagaaagagaCCTAAGACTGGCAGTTCTCCCATTGATGACTTAGGCACACAATAAACTCATCATTAGCATCTAGGGAAAGTGTGTCCCTGAATATGGCAGTTCTGCAACATTATGACCACTGCGGCCAACAGTATTCATTCCTATATGGCTACTTTAGATAAGGAAAAAAGTAAGAATCAAGGGCTCAGGTATTCctaattttcttcattaaattagACGACAGAGGTAGCTTCCCTGGGCACATGAAGATGGTGATTGAGGCCATCTGCAGGGACCTTATAAGTGGTTCAGTTGAAATACCTTCAGCAACAGAAATATGCAATTACATACAACAGGCACGACATCTCTGTATGTTGGAAAGTACAACATTAATACATATGGTTCCAACATAAATACTAACAAACATAATAACAAAAACAGTTGGGAGAAGTTACATAATGTAGGTGATTAAATGTATGAGATATAATTCTGACTGCGACTTCACATATTTTCTTATACAATTGTTAAGTCCTAACTAAGAAACTACATTTCCTACACATACAAGAAATTTTTCACATTTGGACTTTTTTGTGTAGAGCAAATTTGCAAATTAAGTTTAGAGATACCTCACATTCCTTGCACTCTTAACagctttctccagtgtgaactctctgatgatatcgAAAACCATTGCTGCTTGTAAAATAAGTCCCACATTCAGTACATTTAGAAGGCTTTtatccagtgtgaattctctgatgtttatGAAGGTAAGAATTAGttgtaaaagattttccacatttactgcatttataaggcttttctcctgtgtgacttctctgatgatattggagaccaCTCATTTGTGTAAAACTTTTCCCACATTCACcgcattgataaggcttttctcctgtgtgaactctctgatgaatTTGGAGATCAGTGTGACCTCTAAaagactttccacattcactgcatttataaggcttatCTCCAGTGTGAACGCTCTGGTGACGAGAGAGGGCAACTCTCaatgtaaaagatttcccacattcgatgcatttataaggcttttctcctgtgtgaattctctgatgatatTGAAGAAGAATGCTCCTTGTAAAAGACTTACCACATTcgctgcatttataaggcttttctcctgtgtgaacctTCTGATGACAATGAAGCGCAGTGCTacaggtaaaagatttcccacattcactgcatttataaggtttttctcctgtgtgaactctctgatgatattggagtCCAGTTCTACTGGTAAAAGATTTAGAACATTCGCTgcacttataaggcttttctcctgtgtgaactctctgatgatattggagtCCAGTTCTACTAGTAAAAGATTTCGAACATTCACTGCACTTATaaagcttttctccagtgtgaattctctgatgacaaTGAAGGTAACTACTgcaggtaaaagatttcccaccatcactgcatttataaggcttttctctagTGTGAACACTCTGATGATTTTGGAGACCAGAGCAGtttgtaaaagatttcccacattcactgcacttataaggcttttctcctgtatgaactctctgatgactatGAAGGTGAGTGCTAGTAGTAAAAGCTTTCCCACActcactacatttataaggcttttctcctgtgtgaattctctgatgatattggagaccaGTGGTTTGTGTAAaagttttcccacattcactgcatttataaggcttttctccagtgtgaattctctcaTGAATATGAAGGTGGCTGTTAGCGGTAAAAGTTTTCCTACATTCACcgcattgataaggcttttctcctgtgtgaactctctgatgacgacGAAGGAGACTGTTAGTGGAAAAAGTTTTCCtacattcactgcattgataaggcttttctcctgtgtgaatgCTCTGGTGACTATGAAGGTTGTAGTTAGTGGTGAAAGATTTTCCACATttactgcatttataaggcttttctcctgtatgaactctctgatgataatgAAGGCGAGAGTGAGTtggaaaagatttcccacattcagagCACTCAAAACATCGACTTCCAACATGGACACCTTTTTCCTGAATAAACATGTGGGTGCAACTAATGTCTTTCTTACATTCTTTTCCGGTGTAataattttttctcctttgaaaggTCATCTCATGTGTTGAAATAGCATTTCGACTGTCCCCGGTCTGAGTAGCCGATAGGTGGAGATGTGCGGACCCAGTAAGGACACCCTGCGCAACTTCCCCGCATGTGAAATGATTCTGGGACAAATTGAATTTGCAGCTGTTTGCACATGAGATCCTGTTCACAGCTCTAATGAATGTCTTCTCTCTCACATGCTGTTGGTGAACTTTTACACGGAAGTAAAACCGTTTTGCACATGCCCCGCAACTCAACAGTATCTCTCCGAGCTCTGTTCCCTGAAGCTCCACCACATGGAAAATGTTTCCCAAGACCAGCCCACAACTCTCGCAGGGGTGGCTCTTCTGGGAAGACAAGGCTGCCTTGGGATTCCTTGCCTGTGACACTCTTACTGAAACCTTCCGTTTTGTTGGTTCCTCCACAttctctgctccacagcagcaacctgaacAAGACGAAAGGAAGGTGAAGTACATGTTGACTTTAAGAAAACAGAATATCTTCACCACAAATGTTTCTGTCATGACTAGGCTTGATTCCAAAGAAAAATTAAGACAAGTGAGGTATATTCTGAGGAAATTGCTATTATGCATAATGTGGCCCAAAAGTCATTCAATGATGAAAAGCTCAccaggagagggacagaaacacagGATGGGAtacaaagaagagaggaaggctgTACTAACGCCTTCCTTTAGGACCTTACATGCTATGCTGACCATGTGAATCTGTGTAGAATAATTTAACGCTGCTcaaagccataaaaatgaattgtATTAGAGCACATGATGTtcaatgttaatttatttttttaatttttaaaaaatacatattttattgatttttttacagagaggaagggagagggacagagagttagaaacatcaatcagctgcctcctgcacactccccactggggacgtgcccgcaaccaaggtacatgcatgcccttgaccagaattggacctgggacccttcattccgcaggccgacgctctatccactgagccaaaccagtcagggctcaatgTCAATTTAATAACATGTGTGCCCTCCAAAGTGCTGCAGGCATGGACCAAGGTTAATTTAAAGACAGACTTGTGAAAGATGCAGAGGTACAAAGTCCAAAGTTAAGGTTACTAGGAATCCCAGTAGAAATGATCGCTATTAGAACTCAGTAGTTGGCAAAGTATCAATAACCACAAACAGGCATAACTGGGTGAGGAATGGGTGTTGGAGACCGGGTATAAGCTGacatggtccttgcacctgaaggtaCTAGCAAGGCTCagtcccttacccccacccagatttcccaggcctgtttggatccAATTAATCAGTATAATGAGAGCAGCCCCTACCTACAAAGCTTTCccaggtttgtttatatgactgctatcagtaggataagagctactttcatggcttaccaagaaatatgtatccaattagtgagatttattgtaacaagaacttgtccttcaacttatccctctattagtgattttaaaagaacaaagaatgttttcctcttGATTGATCCCCTGCTTAGTgtattatgtataaaaagcattaCACTGTTAATAAAGTATTTGCAGTAGCTCGATGGCTTGCAGGAGGTGCAGTCGGTCGATGACTACCTGCAGACTCCTCCCGATcccactgtcctgtctttctttcttttctcaaatcccaccccCCTACCTCAGCCAGGttcacctgtcaggctggccctgataAATGGGCAACTGTAAGAAAACACTGGGTTTCTATCTAAAAATGTAACAAAAGCCAGCCAAGAATTCCTCCCCAGTGACCCTTCACCAAGGCAAGGCCGCCAGTGGGACAAATGTACCATTCATAAAGTCCTGTTTCTTCTGTGATGCACAAATGATTCTTCCCCTTAAACCCATTTGAGCCATTACATGGGATAAACGATGCAAATctccaaagaaaaacagaacagttGGATGGGCAACACTGTGGTAggacaacaaatgacaagtgagtTCACAGACAAAGACCTTATGTGAGTGACATCGGCAAGCTCGCAGGATCACACATATGAGCATCTTCCCCCATCCCAGTGTAAGGAGAGAGCTATCCATGACCAAAGCATCGCACAGGAAATGGGAATAAGAGTACCATGAAAACAAACAGGATTACAGAACACAAATAACAGAGAATGGTATAGAAGGAATGTTAGAAAAGACTGGGTAAACAAAGATATTTGAAGATACCTACAGTAAAACAAAAAGGATTCAGAGATACCTCCACAAGCCACAGTGCTTCTGCTATCATTGACCCTAGTGGACTCTTCTTCAAAAATGTTGTGTTtacagccgagaccggtttggctcagtggatagagcgtcgaccttcggactgaagagtcccaggttcgattccggtcaaggccatgtaccttggttgcgggcacatccccagtagggggtgtgcagaaggaagctgatcaatgtttctctctcatcgatgtttctgactctctgtacctctcccttcctctctgtacaaaatcaataaaatatattttaaaaaaattattttgtgtttacAAACCACAGAATTCCTTCGCAGGTATGGCTTAGTTGATTGGAGTATTGTCCTGCGTACCAAAGTGTCAAGGATTCAATTCCTAGCCAAGGCACATATCAGTATGTGGATTCCACTTCCAATTAGCTTTTGTGaaaaaggcagccaattgatttttctcccttaccctaatatttctttctctctctccctctctctctctgaaaccaataataaataaataaataaacaaataagaatttCAACATAGCCAAAtgcaaaagagaattaaaaaaaaaaacactctagaGACAAAGTAAAGAACAACACAATCTAtcaaaaattatgtataaaattcagaaaatccAATACTAAGAGGAAATTTTATAGGGATAAATGTTTACATTATGAAAAAAGATGTGAAGAAACCTAACCTGTCATCTCAGAaatctcaaaaaaacaagaaagtaaaCCCAAAGGTggcaaaggaataaaataataactttttgaACAAGCATCAATAGAAGGGTGATAAGATAATATAAAGAACACCTAACAgggacttttctttttattttttttattgtttttattttttttaaaaatatatattttattacttttttacagagaggaagggagagggatagagagctagaaacatcaatgggagagaaagatcgatcagctgcctcctgcatacccccctactggggatgtacccgcaaccaaggtacatgcccttaaccggaatcgaacctgggacctttcagtccacaggctgacgctctctatccactgagccaaacgggttttgGCATATCAggtacttttcttaaaaatacaaaaattggcAAACCTTGAGCTAGACTAAAGCAAAAAACAAGCGTcaagtaaatgaaaaaagaaatgaaagataagACATTACACCTCACATAATGAACTACAAAGCATAAGTGATGTTGATGTTAGGAGACGACATGGCCCTTCATAGAGAAATTTGCCAAGATCCCATATGagcttctgaaattaataaacaaattcagagccctggccaggtagctcacttGTTGAGAGTGTGGTCCTGATGCACcacggttgtgggtttgatcccccatcagggcacatgtaggggacaaccaatgaatgcttagATGGGGAGAACAGCACATCAACGTTTCCCTCTttatctgtctcccttcctgtctcttacaatcaataaataaaggttgccgaaaccggtttggctcagtggatagagcgtcagcctgcagactcaagggtcccaggttcgattccggtcaagggcatgtaccttggttgcgggcacatccccagtagggggtgtgcaagaggcagctgatcgatgtttctaactctctatccctctctcttcctctctgtaaaaaatcaataaaatatatttaaaaaaataaataaataaataaataaaggttgcCCAGTAcagctcagtgactgagcatcaaaCCATGACATAGCAGATCATATATCCATTCCTTGTCAGGGGGCATGCACAGGTTGCCAGcccaatctccagtggggggtgtgcaggaagcagctg is a window from the Eptesicus fuscus isolate TK198812 chromosome 21, DD_ASM_mEF_20220401, whole genome shotgun sequence genome containing:
- the LOC129147741 gene encoding zinc finger protein 850-like, whose product is MFIQEKGVHVGSRCFECSECGKSFPTHSRLHYHQRVHTGEKPYKCSKCGKSFTTNYNLHSHQSIHTGEKPYQCSECRKTFSTNSLLRRHQRVHTGEKPYQCGECRKTFTANSHLHIHERIHTGEKPYKCSECGKTFTQTTGLQYHQRIHTGEKPYKCSECGKAFTTSTHLHSHQRVHTGEKPYKCSECGKSFTNCSGLQNHQSVHTREKPYKCSDGGKSFTCSSYLHCHQRIHTGEKLYKCSECSKSFTSRTGLQYHQRVHTGEKPYKCSECSKSFTSRTGLQYHQRVHTGEKPYKCSECGKSFTCSTALHCHQKVHTGEKPYKCSECGKSFTRSILLQYHQRIHTGEKPYKCIECGKSFTLRPYLRRHSRIHTGEKPYKCSECGKSFNRKSYLRRHQRVHSGEKPYKCSECGKSFSTSTHLRSHQIVHTGEKPYKCSECGKSFTRSILLQYHQRIHTGDKPYKCSECGKSFNTVSHLCSHHRVHSGEKPYQCSECEKVFTTSTHLRSHLIVHTGEKPYKCSECGRSFTSCAGLQYHHRVHNGEKPYKCSDCGKSFTRSSDLHYHQRIHTGEKPYKCSDCSKSFTSRTGLQYHQRVHTGEKPYKCIECAKSFTSSSDLHCHQRIHTGEKPYKCSVCSKSFTSRNGLQYHQRVHTGEKPYKCIECGKCFISSTAHHYHQRIHTGNTVESLVLM